The following are from one region of the Amycolatopsis sp. QT-25 genome:
- a CDS encoding amino acid adenylation domain-containing protein has product MSFVDDLFAHPAGAPAIRTPDGHLSYGELTDRIQRLARILAGHGLGPERVCAIAVGPGVDAVIAMAAVARAGGAFLALDADLPHARLEAMCRTGGAWMLVTTTVLAGRLSLPTTGPVVLIDRLPSPAAATRSPEVTPRTLAYVSHTSGSTGAPNAVLIEHGGLRSYLRAIGTDNGLGPGTVTLQVAPVGYDASIRDVFAPLVAGGCVVLVPRARLLRPAEFADTVRAFGITTLLSVTPTFLGFLTGHEAAAAALRTVGLIVSSGESLVPFLASGGRRLLPGGLVNQYGPTECTMTSTRYPVPRDPVTTADVIGTPIDGVSVWLLGPDHRPVPDGATGELHIGGVGVARGYGGRPALTAERFVPDPFGPPGARLYRTGDLARRRSDGTLVYLGRMDRQLKIRGHRVDPAEIEGALLTHPAVTGAVLTADKDERGRISLSAHVVGELADVPDTALRAHLAETLPPHMMPRRFVRIARVPTTHSGKIDRAVLTRTDENGSP; this is encoded by the coding sequence ATGAGTTTCGTCGACGACCTGTTCGCCCATCCCGCCGGGGCACCCGCGATCCGCACCCCGGACGGTCACCTGAGCTACGGGGAGCTGACCGACCGGATCCAGCGGCTCGCCCGGATCCTGGCAGGCCACGGGCTGGGACCCGAACGGGTGTGCGCCATCGCCGTCGGCCCCGGCGTGGACGCCGTGATCGCGATGGCCGCCGTGGCGCGGGCGGGCGGCGCGTTCCTCGCCCTCGACGCCGATCTCCCGCACGCACGGCTCGAAGCCATGTGCCGCACCGGCGGCGCGTGGATGCTGGTGACGACGACGGTGCTCGCCGGACGGCTCTCACTGCCCACGACCGGCCCGGTCGTGCTGATCGACCGGCTCCCATCACCGGCCGCGGCGACGCGCTCGCCCGAGGTCACGCCGCGCACGCTCGCCTACGTCAGCCACACGTCCGGGTCGACCGGTGCGCCGAACGCCGTGCTGATCGAACACGGCGGCCTGCGGTCCTATCTGCGCGCGATCGGTACGGACAACGGGCTGGGGCCGGGAACGGTCACCTTGCAGGTGGCCCCGGTCGGTTACGACGCGTCGATCCGCGACGTGTTCGCGCCGCTCGTCGCCGGGGGCTGCGTGGTGCTGGTCCCCCGCGCCAGGCTGCTGCGGCCTGCCGAGTTCGCCGATACCGTGCGCGCTTTCGGCATCACCACGCTGCTCAGCGTGACCCCGACCTTCCTCGGCTTCCTGACCGGACACGAGGCCGCCGCGGCGGCGTTGCGGACGGTCGGGCTGATCGTCTCGAGCGGGGAGTCGCTGGTGCCGTTCCTGGCCTCCGGCGGCAGGCGGCTGCTGCCGGGCGGGCTGGTCAACCAGTACGGCCCGACCGAGTGCACGATGACCTCGACCCGGTACCCCGTCCCGCGCGACCCGGTGACGACGGCCGACGTGATCGGCACGCCGATCGACGGCGTGTCGGTGTGGCTGCTCGGTCCGGATCACCGGCCGGTACCCGACGGCGCCACCGGCGAACTCCACATCGGTGGTGTCGGTGTCGCACGCGGCTACGGCGGACGTCCCGCCCTGACCGCCGAACGGTTCGTCCCGGATCCGTTCGGCCCGCCGGGAGCGCGGCTGTACCGCACGGGGGACCTGGCCCGGCGACGCTCCGACGGCACCCTGGTGTACCTGGGCCGGATGGACCGCCAGCTCAAGATCCGCGGCCACCGGGTGGATCCCGCCGAGATCGAAGGCGCACTGCTGACCCATCCGGCCGTGACCGGCGCGGTCTTGACGGCGGACAAGGACGAACGAGGCCGGATCTCCCTCAGCGCACACGTCGTAGGCGAACTGGCCGACGTCCCGGACACCGCGCTGCGCGCCCACCTGGCCGAAACCCTGCCGCCGCACATGATGCCGCGCCGCTTCGTCCGCATCGCCCGCGTACCCACCACCCACAGCGGCAAGATCGACCGAGCCGTACTGACCCGGACCGACGAGAACGGATCACCATGA
- a CDS encoding phosphopantetheine-binding protein yields MTTTRGLPELIVSLYRDSLGDDTLDADSDFFESNGDSLAAFQITAGLQDALGIEVSVALVFAYPSPADLAAVLASDRQELS; encoded by the coding sequence ATGACCACCACCCGCGGCCTGCCCGAGCTGATCGTGTCGCTGTACCGCGATTCCCTTGGCGACGACACCTTGGACGCCGACAGCGACTTCTTCGAGTCCAACGGGGACTCACTGGCCGCTTTCCAGATCACCGCGGGCCTGCAGGACGCCCTCGGGATCGAGGTCTCGGTCGCCCTCGTCTTCGCTTATCCGTCCCCGGCGGACCTGGCGGCCGTCCTCGCTTCGGACCGGCAAGAGCTTTCCTGA